The following are from one region of the Eubacterium sp. MSJ-33 genome:
- the mobV gene encoding MobV family relaxase, protein MPYAILRFQKRKAGGVAACERHNERKKEAYKSNPDIDMERSKNNYHLIAPPKYTYKKEINRMVAEAGCRTRKDSVMMVETLITASPEFMNQLPPEEQKAYFQTALDFISERVGKQNILSAVVHMDERTPHMHLCFVPITPDNKLSAKAILGNQKSLSEWQTAYHERMSSRWNQLERGQSSMETKRKHVPTWLYKLGGRLDKQYEEIVSALSDINAFNAGKKRDKALDLLSAWLPDVEKFSKEIGKQQAYIDSLKERIGQESDYAGRMRDEKYEQELKVQKANQKIFELQRTNEQMGRLLSKIPPEVLEELQKNHRSRAKER, encoded by the coding sequence ATGCCTTATGCAATCCTGCGTTTCCAGAAACGAAAAGCGGGCGGCGTTGCGGCTTGTGAACGCCACAACGAGCGGAAGAAAGAAGCCTACAAAAGCAACCCAGATATAGATATGGAACGCTCTAAAAACAATTACCATCTCATAGCACCACCAAAGTACACCTACAAGAAAGAGATTAACCGCATGGTAGCCGAAGCGGGGTGCAGGACAAGGAAAGACAGCGTGATGATGGTGGAAACGCTCATCACAGCTTCACCAGAATTTATGAACCAGTTACCGCCCGAAGAACAAAAAGCGTATTTCCAGACGGCTCTTGACTTCATTTCGGAGCGTGTTGGAAAGCAGAATATCCTCTCCGCTGTCGTCCATATGGACGAGAGAACGCCCCATATGCACCTCTGCTTTGTGCCGATTACGCCAGACAATAAGCTGTCAGCGAAAGCTATCTTAGGCAACCAGAAATCATTATCCGAGTGGCAGACCGCCTACCATGAGCGGATGTCCTCACGGTGGAATCAGCTTGAACGGGGGCAGTCCTCAATGGAAACCAAGCGGAAACACGTCCCCACATGGCTCTATAAATTAGGCGGCAGGCTTGATAAACAGTATGAAGAAATCGTGTCTGCCCTATCCGACATCAACGCCTTTAACGCAGGGAAGAAAAGGGATAAAGCGTTAGATTTACTCTCTGCATGGCTGCCAGACGTGGAGAAATTCTCTAAGGAAATCGGGAAACAGCAGGCGTATATCGACAGTTTGAAAGAGAGAATTGGGCAGGAATCAGACTATGCGGGGCGTATGCGTGATGAAAAGTACGAGCAGGAACTAAAGGTGCAGAAAGCGAATCAGAAGATATTTGAATTGCAGAGAACCAACGAGCAGATGGGGCGGCTGCTGTCAAAAATACCGCCCGAAGTGTTGGAAGAATTGCAGAAAAATCATAGAAGCAGAGCGAAAGAAAGGTAG
- a CDS encoding ParB/RepB/Spo0J family partition protein, which yields MKKQDFKVLKTKDLYPFPDNPFHVAEDETLSELAESIKEFGIVTPIITRPKEDGDGYEVIAGQRRVRASELAGINTVPAFVLPLDRDRAIITLVDSNLQRENILPSERAFAYKMKSEAMKRQGFRTDLTSSQVVTKLRTDDKVAQGFGVGRMTVQRFIRLTELIPPILQMVDEGKIALTPAVELSFLKKDEQENLFATMESEEATPSLSQAQRMKQLSQSGRLDMDTIFAIMTEEKGNQKETLKINTSKLKKYFPKNTTPKQMEETIIKLLERELQRKRNRDSR from the coding sequence ATGAAGAAACAGGATTTTAAGGTGTTAAAGACCAAAGACTTGTACCCGTTCCCCGACAATCCGTTTCATGTGGCAGAAGATGAAACACTGTCAGAGTTAGCGGAAAGCATCAAGGAATTTGGCATTGTCACGCCGATAATCACACGCCCGAAAGAGGACGGGGACGGTTATGAAGTGATTGCAGGACAGCGGCGTGTCCGTGCTTCTGAACTTGCAGGGATAAATACCGTGCCTGCGTTTGTCCTGCCCTTAGACCGTGACCGAGCCATCATCACCCTTGTAGACAGCAATTTGCAGCGTGAGAATATCCTGCCATCGGAGCGGGCGTTTGCTTACAAGATGAAATCCGAAGCCATGAAGCGGCAGGGTTTCCGCACAGACTTAACCTCGTCACAAGTTGTGACGAAGTTGCGGACGGACGACAAGGTGGCACAGGGCTTCGGCGTGGGCAGGATGACCGTGCAGCGTTTTATCCGCCTGACGGAACTGATACCGCCGATTTTGCAGATGGTGGACGAGGGGAAAATCGCCCTCACGCCTGCGGTGGAACTGTCCTTCTTGAAGAAAGACGAGCAGGAAAACCTCTTTGCCACGATGGAGAGCGAAGAAGCAACGCCCTCACTCTCACAGGCACAGCGGATGAAACAGTTAAGCCAGAGCGGGCGGCTTGACATGGATACGATATTTGCGATTATGACGGAGGAAAAGGGCAACCAGAAAGAAACCTTGAAAATCAACACAAGCAAGCTGAAAAAATACTTTCCGAAGAACACAACGCCGAAGCAGATGGAGGAAACCATCATCAAACTTTTGGAGCGTGAGTTGCAGAGGAAACGCAACCGTGACAGCCGCTAA
- a CDS encoding YdbC family protein → MREIQYEIVKEIAVLSTGDSGYTKEINLISWNGKEPKYDIRSFSPNREKCGKGITLNADEAAALLKALQKELNSED, encoded by the coding sequence ATGAGAGAAATCCAGTATGAAATCGTAAAGGAAATCGCAGTATTGTCTACGGGCGACAGTGGCTACACAAAGGAAATCAATCTCATTTCATGGAATGGGAAAGAGCCGAAGTATGACATCCGCAGCTTTTCCCCGAACCGTGAAAAGTGCGGCAAGGGAATCACGCTGAACGCTGATGAAGCGGCGGCACTCCTTAAAGCATTACAGAAAGAATTAAACAGCGAGGATTAA
- a CDS encoding recombinase family protein encodes MAGIKEEKKIYLVGIYCRLSKDDGTDNESASIATQKSILTDYVKKQGWHIAKTYVDDGYSGTNFQRPSFQNMIKDIESGLINCVITKDLSRLGRNYLDCGLYLEVFFPEHNVRYIAVNDGVDTLNKSAMDITPFRNILNEMYAADISVKIKSAYRARFQQGKFMGTTAPYGYIKDPADHNHLLIDDKVAHVVKEIFDLALKGNGVAKICRHLNKQHILRPAAYAAERGETGFERHFEGNEDKRYIWSGNSVRSILRSPIYAGNLVGYKRIAANMKSKKRPSKLPEEWEVIPNTHEGIVTQEEFDIVQQLITSRRLPQNKGGFVNIFAGVIKCVDCGCALRAMNVHRRKRPEIIDCVQYSCNNYARNGRSECSAHNIEARDLFNAVLADINCFADMAVNDEKAVRAIEKRLTETDQSRAKALEKERKKLNKRLAELDRLFSSLYEDKVMERITERNFEMMSGKYQKEQLEIEARLKEVTETLNESYEKSRGIRDFLALIRNYQGLKELDATVINALIDKILVSEREKMADGTVKQEIKIYYKFIGFVDELHIIPTKRWAAMPAKNCTVCGVEYVPGSGASRYCPACAKKIRREKSNESKRRSREQKRIACMNCPQKMTD; translated from the coding sequence ATGGCAGGAATCAAAGAAGAAAAGAAAATCTATTTAGTCGGCATTTATTGCCGCTTATCTAAAGACGATGGTACGGATAACGAGAGTGCGAGCATTGCGACACAGAAATCCATCCTCACGGATTATGTGAAAAAGCAGGGATGGCACATAGCAAAAACGTATGTGGACGATGGTTATTCTGGTACAAATTTCCAAAGACCAAGTTTCCAGAATATGATAAAAGACATTGAAAGCGGTCTGATAAACTGCGTGATTACGAAAGATTTATCCCGTCTGGGGAGAAACTATCTTGATTGTGGGTTATATCTGGAAGTTTTCTTCCCAGAGCATAACGTGAGGTATATAGCGGTCAATGACGGCGTAGATACCTTGAATAAATCTGCTATGGACATCACGCCTTTCCGCAACATTTTAAACGAAATGTATGCCGCTGACATATCTGTTAAGATAAAATCGGCATATCGGGCGAGGTTTCAACAGGGGAAATTCATGGGAACTACCGCCCCTTATGGCTATATCAAAGACCCTGCCGACCACAACCATCTGCTGATAGATGATAAAGTGGCACATGTTGTAAAAGAGATATTCGACCTTGCATTAAAAGGGAATGGAGTTGCCAAAATTTGCAGACATCTTAATAAACAGCATATCCTACGCCCTGCCGCTTATGCGGCGGAGCGTGGCGAAACAGGCTTTGAACGTCATTTTGAGGGGAACGAGGACAAACGCTATATTTGGAGTGGGAACAGCGTGAGGAGCATTTTAAGAAGCCCGATATATGCGGGAAATCTTGTAGGCTACAAACGGATTGCCGCCAATATGAAAAGCAAGAAACGCCCCTCTAAGCTGCCCGAAGAATGGGAAGTGATACCCAATACCCATGAGGGAATAGTCACGCAGGAGGAATTTGATATTGTCCAACAGCTTATTACAAGTCGTAGGCTTCCACAGAACAAGGGAGGATTTGTAAATATTTTTGCAGGCGTTATCAAGTGTGTGGACTGCGGATGTGCTCTGCGGGCAATGAACGTACACAGGAGGAAACGCCCAGAGATTATCGACTGTGTACAGTATTCATGTAATAATTATGCAAGAAACGGAAGAAGCGAGTGTAGTGCCCACAATATAGAAGCAAGGGATTTATTCAATGCCGTTCTTGCCGACATCAACTGTTTTGCGGATATGGCAGTGAATGATGAAAAGGCGGTCAGGGCCATAGAAAAGCGGCTCACGGAAACAGACCAGAGCAGGGCGAAAGCATTAGAGAAAGAACGTAAGAAGCTGAACAAACGCCTTGCGGAACTGGACAGGCTGTTTTCCTCTCTCTACGAGGATAAGGTCATGGAGCGTATTACCGAGCGGAATTTTGAGATGATGTCGGGGAAATACCAGAAAGAGCAGCTTGAAATTGAAGCAAGGCTGAAAGAGGTGACGGAAACTCTTAATGAAAGCTACGAGAAATCACGGGGAATCCGTGACTTCCTCGCCCTTATCCGAAATTATCAAGGCTTAAAAGAACTGGATGCAACAGTTATAAACGCACTCATAGACAAGATACTTGTTTCGGAGCGTGAGAAGATGGCAGACGGAACAGTGAAGCAGGAAATCAAGATTTACTATAAATTCATCGGCTTTGTCGATGAATTACATATCATACCTACAAAACGGTGGGCAGCAATGCCCGCTAAAAATTGTACGGTGTGCGGCGTTGAATATGTCCCGGGCTCTGGTGCATCAAGGTATTGTCCTGCTTGTGCCAAGAAGATACGGAGGGAGAAATCAAACGAGAGCAAACGCAGGAGCAGAGAACAGAAAAGGATAGCATGTATGAACTGTCCGCAAAAAATGACCGACTGA
- a CDS encoding DNA/RNA non-specific endonuclease — translation MKEIKIFLKYMIACLLIALFLAGCATVEMSQNETTATTTEVQADIPAYNGMPYIQLENNMPDFSDEEKTDTEAFEIYSDLDSLGRCGQAYANICLELQPTEPRGEIGDVRPSGWHTVKYNAVIDGNYLYNRCHLIAYCLAGENANEKNLITGTCYLNIEGMLPFEQKVDAYVKGTGNHVLYRVTPVFDGDNLVASGVEMEGWSVEDDGAGICFHVFCYNVQPGIGIDYADGASQELVGEENVDTQAENTVQEVEPERNIDAEQADDEKQTYILNTNTKKIHLPTCSSVDQMKETNRQTYEGTLEELKNMGYSPCKRCNP, via the coding sequence ATGAAAGAGATTAAAATATTTCTGAAATATATGATAGCATGCCTGCTCATTGCATTATTTCTGGCGGGATGTGCAACTGTGGAGATGTCACAGAACGAAACAACTGCGACAACTACAGAAGTGCAGGCAGATATTCCTGCTTACAATGGAATGCCGTATATTCAGCTTGAGAATAATATGCCGGATTTTTCGGATGAAGAAAAGACGGATACAGAGGCATTTGAGATATATAGCGATCTGGATTCGCTTGGGCGCTGCGGGCAGGCGTATGCAAATATCTGCTTGGAACTGCAGCCGACAGAACCGCGGGGAGAGATTGGCGATGTACGGCCAAGCGGTTGGCATACGGTGAAGTACAATGCTGTCATCGATGGAAATTACCTATATAACCGCTGTCATTTGATCGCATATTGTCTGGCAGGTGAGAATGCGAATGAGAAGAATCTGATTACGGGAACATGTTACCTGAATATAGAAGGAATGCTTCCGTTTGAACAAAAAGTAGACGCGTATGTAAAGGGAACGGGAAATCATGTATTGTACCGCGTGACGCCGGTGTTTGATGGAGATAATCTGGTTGCTTCCGGCGTGGAGATGGAAGGATGGTCGGTCGAAGACGATGGAGCAGGAATCTGTTTTCATGTGTTTTGCTATAATGTACAGCCGGGAATTGGGATTGACTATGCGGATGGAGCGAGCCAGGAATTAGTAGGTGAAGAAAATGTGGATACGCAGGCGGAAAACACTGTACAGGAAGTGGAACCAGAGAGAAATATTGATGCAGAACAGGCAGATGACGAGAAGCAGACGTATATTTTAAATACAAACACGAAGAAGATTCATCTGCCAACCTGCTCCAGTGTCGATCAGATGAAAGAAACGAACAGACAGACTTATGAGGGAACTTTGGAGGAACTGAAAAATATGGGGTACTCGCCCTGTAAACGGTGTAATCCTTAA
- the aroA gene encoding 3-phosphoshikimate 1-carboxyvinyltransferase, which yields MKLSRLHGLSGEVTVPGDKSISHRSIMLGSIAKGNTEVEGFLQGADCLSSIACFRKMGVEIENNGDKVLVHGRGLHGLTVPDSILDVGNSGTTTRLMSGILAAQPFVSTVNGDASIQKRPMRRIIVPLSQMGADIRSLYGNDCTPLEIHGTSLHGIHYDSPVASAQVKSAILFAGLYADGETSVTEPEVSRNHTELMFEEFGVDIHTEGKTVYVKPAEELYAKKVIVPGDISSATYFLVAAAITPNSCVTVRNVGINPTRDGILRVLSDMGADVTVEKTSGEIGEPTADVTVRTSNLKGCVVGGEVIPTLIDEIPAIAILACFAGGETIIKDAAELKVKESNRIDVMVENLKKMGADIEATEDGMIIHGGKSLHGAVIDSHLDHRVAMSFAIAAMNADGDTEITGAECVDISYPGFYEDMKSLAKR from the coding sequence ATGAAATTATCAAGACTACATGGACTTTCCGGGGAAGTGACGGTGCCGGGTGACAAGTCCATTTCACACAGAAGTATTATGCTTGGATCGATTGCGAAGGGAAACACAGAGGTGGAAGGATTCCTGCAGGGTGCGGATTGCTTATCTTCTATCGCCTGTTTTCGCAAGATGGGTGTTGAGATAGAGAATAATGGAGACAAAGTGCTGGTGCATGGCAGAGGTTTGCATGGACTCACAGTACCGGATTCTATTCTGGATGTTGGAAACAGTGGAACGACAACACGTCTGATGTCCGGGATTCTTGCGGCACAGCCGTTTGTATCAACGGTGAATGGCGATGCATCGATACAGAAAAGACCAATGCGGCGTATCATCGTTCCCTTGTCACAGATGGGGGCAGATATTCGAAGCTTGTATGGAAACGATTGTACGCCGCTTGAAATTCATGGAACAAGCCTGCATGGAATCCATTATGATTCACCGGTTGCTTCCGCACAGGTGAAATCTGCAATCCTGTTTGCGGGACTTTATGCGGATGGAGAAACGTCAGTGACAGAACCGGAAGTGAGCCGGAATCATACAGAGCTGATGTTTGAAGAATTTGGGGTTGACATCCATACAGAAGGAAAGACGGTATATGTAAAACCGGCGGAAGAACTGTATGCGAAAAAAGTAATCGTGCCAGGTGATATTTCATCTGCAACATATTTTCTGGTGGCAGCAGCGATTACCCCGAATAGCTGTGTGACTGTACGGAATGTTGGAATCAACCCAACACGGGATGGTATCTTGCGTGTGCTTTCGGACATGGGAGCGGATGTGACTGTGGAAAAGACATCTGGAGAGATTGGAGAGCCAACCGCGGATGTGACGGTTCGGACATCGAATCTGAAAGGGTGTGTCGTTGGCGGGGAAGTGATTCCGACTTTGATTGATGAGATTCCGGCGATTGCGATTCTTGCATGTTTTGCGGGTGGTGAAACAATTATCAAAGATGCGGCAGAACTGAAAGTAAAAGAATCCAACCGGATTGATGTCATGGTAGAAAATCTGAAGAAGATGGGCGCGGACATCGAGGCAACGGAAGATGGCATGATCATCCACGGTGGAAAATCACTTCATGGAGCTGTGATTGACAGTCATCTGGATCATCGGGTTGCAATGAGTTTTGCGATTGCAGCGATGAATGCAGATGGAGACACAGAGATTACCGGTGCAGAGTGTGTGGATATTTCATATCCGGGATTTTACGAAGATATGAAGAGTCTTGCGAAACGGTAA
- a CDS encoding MutS-related protein produces the protein MKTVINENRKLFEQWTLDYQKQKEEANRLYSHISTFRILTFLIGAVALIIGITEKEKNYAMILAVVGGLFLIGFLVLVKWHSAVAQRQQMLDEKWEVCQRYCNRYTDGWRKFDEKGTVYLRENDCVAADIDLLGDNSLYQMLSVCHTDKGKRLFADRLTTRYMEPDVREQRHEAIAELTGKPEFAVEFETAGRRLEAEKEKFDAEAFESFCADQTKGTLSAFVHVLRIVLPLCETGSLILFLIGKISYGYPLVGFLALLILSWLTRFMTDAVIQPVYYAGAVSGAYESMLSLIAQQEFRSALLADMRVCAGGENGAVKAYHKLKAIGQAYNISFNPLVHQILCGLLLWDYQLAAVVTGWKKKYGQQVAGCSDMIAGLEELMSFSVLGMVRDTGDSVIEYGANQVSLEGTNLYHPLLIPEHARGNDVTLTDGITIITGSNMSGKTTFLRTVAINLVLAYLGAPVCAEHLRASYMRIFTSMRVKDDVAHGISTFYAEILRIKEMAGYRKEGKPMLCLIDEIFKGTNSADRIVGAKEVITKLAGTQCMTVVSTHDFELCSITDQNHTPAVNYHFQEYYEGDELRFDYKIRDGRCTTTNARAILRMAGFEV, from the coding sequence ATGAAAACAGTAATAAATGAGAACCGAAAACTATTTGAACAGTGGACGCTCGATTATCAAAAGCAAAAAGAAGAAGCAAATCGCTTGTATTCCCATATTTCCACGTTTCGAATTCTGACATTTCTGATAGGAGCGGTGGCGTTAATCATTGGTATAACAGAAAAAGAAAAAAACTATGCAATGATTCTGGCGGTTGTTGGCGGATTGTTTCTGATAGGTTTTTTAGTGCTTGTCAAGTGGCACAGTGCTGTGGCACAGCGGCAGCAGATGCTGGATGAAAAATGGGAAGTCTGCCAGAGATACTGTAATCGGTATACGGATGGCTGGCGCAAGTTTGACGAGAAAGGTACAGTGTATCTGCGGGAGAATGATTGTGTTGCGGCAGATATAGATTTGCTGGGCGATAACTCTCTGTATCAGATGCTTTCAGTCTGTCATACAGATAAGGGAAAACGGTTGTTTGCAGATCGTCTGACTACAAGATATATGGAACCGGATGTGCGCGAACAACGGCATGAGGCGATCGCGGAACTTACGGGGAAACCGGAATTTGCGGTGGAATTTGAAACTGCCGGTCGCAGGCTGGAGGCGGAGAAAGAAAAATTCGATGCAGAAGCATTTGAGAGCTTTTGCGCGGATCAGACAAAAGGGACACTTTCGGCGTTTGTACATGTTCTTCGGATTGTGCTTCCGTTATGTGAGACTGGCAGTTTGATTTTATTCCTGATTGGCAAAATCTCTTATGGATACCCATTGGTAGGTTTTTTGGCATTATTAATACTTTCCTGGCTGACGAGATTTATGACCGATGCGGTGATTCAACCGGTGTATTATGCCGGAGCTGTGAGTGGTGCATATGAGTCGATGCTTTCACTGATAGCACAACAGGAGTTTCGGAGTGCGCTTCTTGCGGATATGAGAGTCTGTGCCGGGGGCGAGAATGGTGCGGTAAAGGCGTATCATAAGCTGAAGGCAATCGGTCAGGCATATAATATATCGTTCAATCCGTTGGTGCACCAGATTCTGTGTGGATTGCTGCTGTGGGATTATCAGCTTGCGGCAGTTGTAACCGGTTGGAAAAAGAAATATGGACAGCAGGTCGCCGGATGTTCAGATATGATAGCAGGGTTGGAAGAATTGATGAGCTTTTCTGTGCTTGGTATGGTACGTGATACAGGGGACAGCGTGATCGAGTATGGAGCAAATCAGGTGAGTCTGGAAGGAACGAATCTCTATCATCCCCTGCTGATTCCGGAGCATGCCCGGGGAAATGATGTGACACTGACAGATGGAATTACGATTATTACAGGCTCAAATATGTCCGGTAAGACAACCTTTTTAAGAACTGTTGCGATAAATCTTGTCCTGGCATATCTGGGGGCTCCTGTCTGTGCGGAACATTTGCGGGCCTCGTATATGAGAATCTTTACATCTATGCGGGTGAAGGATGATGTGGCGCATGGTATCTCCACATTTTATGCGGAGATTCTTCGTATCAAGGAGATGGCGGGATATCGGAAAGAAGGAAAACCAATGCTCTGCCTGATTGATGAGATATTCAAAGGAACGAATTCGGCAGACAGGATCGTAGGTGCAAAGGAAGTTATCACAAAACTGGCAGGAACACAGTGTATGACAGTGGTATCAACGCATGACTTTGAGCTTTGCAGCATTACCGATCAGAATCATACACCGGCAGTAAATTATCATTTTCAGGAATATTATGAGGGGGATGAACTGCGGTTTGATTATAAAATCCGTGATGGAAGATGTACGACGACAAATGCACGGGCGATTCTGCGTATGGCTGGATTTGAAGTATAA
- the uvrC gene encoding excinuclease ABC subunit UvrC: MAEKRQRINVNIYRASHNAEESQYVFDVEEELKKLPKSPGVYIMHSKNDEILYVGKAISLHSRVRQYFQTGHGHGGSAKIAKMVSQIAYFEYIVTNSEMEALVLECNLIKEYRPKYNTMMTDDKGYPYIRVTVEEAFPRFLYSHSMKRDHSKYFGPYTNARAVKDILDLINKLYHLRTCNRRLPQDIGKDRPCLYYQIGQCKAPCDGKISQEEYGKQVQAALSFLNGNYKEIFADLQEQMRNQAEEMEFEKAAETRDLIESIRHIEDKQQMNKASGEDRDVIACASNEKDIVVTVFFVRDGKLLGRENHHMNGNSKERLSEVLAAFIKQFYSGTPYLPKEILVPEIPEEQEILEAYLSERRDSKVQIVVPQKGDKKKILNLAAENARLVLSQDMERVRRQEKRTIGAANEIAQLLGIPSANRMEAFDISNISGVLAVASMVVFEQGKPKKNAYRKFRLRTVTGPDDYASMKEVLSRRFTDERMDVLPDVIMMDGGKGQVNVALMVLDSLGLDIPVCGMVKDDNHRTRGLYYNNAEVQFPKGSEAMLMVTALQDEAHRFAIEYHRQLRSKNQVHSVLDEIPGVGENRRKQLLKYFGEIRKIKEATVGELAEVPGIPESIAKNVYAFFHTE, encoded by the coding sequence ATGGCAGAAAAAAGACAGAGAATCAATGTGAATATATATCGTGCCAGTCATAATGCCGAGGAGAGTCAGTATGTGTTTGACGTGGAGGAAGAACTGAAGAAGCTTCCGAAAAGTCCGGGTGTTTATATCATGCACAGTAAGAATGATGAAATTCTTTATGTTGGCAAAGCTATTAGTCTGCACAGCCGGGTACGGCAGTATTTTCAAACAGGACATGGGCATGGTGGCTCGGCGAAGATTGCGAAGATGGTCTCGCAGATTGCTTACTTTGAATACATTGTAACAAATTCCGAAATGGAAGCACTGGTGCTTGAGTGTAATCTGATTAAAGAATATCGTCCCAAATATAATACGATGATGACGGATGATAAAGGATATCCGTATATCCGTGTAACAGTGGAAGAAGCATTTCCGCGTTTTCTGTATAGTCATTCAATGAAACGTGATCATTCCAAGTATTTTGGACCCTATACGAATGCCCGGGCGGTCAAAGATATTTTGGATCTGATTAATAAGCTGTACCACCTTAGAACCTGTAATCGTAGACTGCCACAGGATATCGGCAAAGATCGTCCGTGTCTGTATTATCAGATTGGACAGTGCAAAGCTCCGTGTGATGGCAAAATCAGTCAGGAGGAGTATGGGAAGCAGGTACAGGCGGCATTGTCTTTCTTGAATGGTAATTATAAGGAGATTTTTGCAGATCTGCAGGAGCAGATGAGAAACCAGGCAGAAGAAATGGAATTTGAGAAAGCGGCTGAGACGCGTGATCTGATTGAGAGTATCCGGCATATCGAGGACAAGCAGCAGATGAATAAGGCGTCCGGGGAAGACCGCGATGTAATCGCCTGTGCGTCAAATGAAAAGGATATTGTCGTGACGGTATTTTTCGTTCGGGATGGCAAATTACTTGGACGTGAAAATCATCATATGAATGGAAACAGCAAAGAACGGTTGTCAGAGGTGTTAGCTGCATTTATCAAGCAGTTTTATTCTGGAACGCCGTATTTGCCGAAGGAGATTTTGGTGCCGGAGATTCCGGAGGAACAGGAAATACTGGAAGCCTATCTGAGTGAACGACGCGATTCGAAAGTGCAGATTGTCGTACCGCAGAAGGGGGATAAGAAGAAGATTCTGAATCTGGCGGCTGAGAATGCAAGACTTGTGTTATCGCAGGATATGGAACGTGTCAGACGGCAGGAAAAACGCACGATTGGAGCAGCAAATGAGATTGCACAATTGCTCGGGATTCCTTCCGCAAACCGGATGGAAGCGTTTGATATCTCCAATATCTCCGGGGTGTTGGCTGTGGCATCCATGGTCGTGTTTGAACAGGGAAAACCGAAGAAAAACGCTTATCGGAAGTTTCGCTTGCGGACTGTAACGGGACCGGATGATTATGCATCTATGAAGGAAGTGCTATCGCGGCGGTTCACCGATGAACGGATGGATGTCCTGCCGGATGTGATTATGATGGATGGTGGCAAAGGACAGGTGAATGTGGCACTTATGGTGCTGGACAGCCTAGGACTTGATATACCGGTCTGCGGTATGGTAAAAGATGATAATCACCGGACGAGGGGATTATATTATAATAATGCGGAGGTGCAATTCCCGAAGGGGAGTGAAGCAATGTTGATGGTTACAGCGTTGCAGGACGAAGCACACCGGTTCGCAATCGAATATCATCGGCAGCTTCGCAGTAAAAATCAGGTGCATTCGGTGCTTGATGAGATACCGGGTGTGGGAGAAAACCGCCGGAAACAGTTACTCAAATATTTTGGCGAGATTCGTAAAATCAAGGAAGCAACGGTAGGTGAACTGGCAGAAGTACCGGGAATCCCGGAATCCATTGCAAAAAATGTGTATGCTTTTTTTCACACCGAATAA
- a CDS encoding YqeG family HAD IIIA-type phosphatase has translation MFHKFFPNEYYDSTYHIDFQEFYDKGYRAVLFDVDNTLVEHDAPANKKAIALIKQLKSIGYGVCFVSNNDEVRVKSFNDQVGATYVYKAGKPSAKGYVQAMKKLGTNPTNTLFVGDQIFTDIWGANNAKLYSILVQPIAKHEEIQIVLKRIPEKWVLHRYLKKHTLQTGK, from the coding sequence ATGTTTCATAAATTTTTTCCAAATGAATATTACGACAGTACCTATCATATAGACTTTCAGGAATTTTATGATAAAGGGTATCGGGCGGTGTTATTTGACGTGGATAATACTCTGGTAGAACATGATGCGCCAGCCAATAAAAAAGCAATCGCACTGATAAAGCAGTTAAAGTCGATAGGGTATGGTGTTTGCTTTGTATCCAATAATGATGAAGTACGTGTGAAGTCTTTCAATGATCAGGTAGGGGCAACGTACGTATATAAAGCCGGAAAACCATCTGCGAAAGGATACGTTCAGGCGATGAAGAAACTGGGAACCAACCCAACAAATACCCTCTTTGTCGGTGATCAGATCTTTACGGATATCTGGGGTGCGAACAATGCGAAGCTTTACAGTATTTTGGTACAACCGATTGCGAAACACGAGGAGATACAGATTGTGTTAAAACGTATTCCTGAGAAATGGGTTTTGCATAGATATCTGAAAAAACATACATTGCAGACTGGCAAGTAA
- the rpsT gene encoding 30S ribosomal protein S20 encodes MANIKSAKKRILVIETKTLRNKMVKSKIKTLVKKVEAAVEANDKVAAEAALQVATSEISKAASKGIYHKNNASRKISRLTLAVNKLA; translated from the coding sequence TTGGCTAATATCAAATCCGCAAAGAAGAGAATTCTTGTTATCGAGACAAAGACTTTAAGAAACAAAATGGTCAAGTCTAAGATTAAGACTTTAGTTAAGAAGGTTGAGGCTGCTGTTGAGGCAAACGATAAGGTTGCTGCTGAAGCTGCACTTCAGGTTGCTACATCTGAGATCAGCAAGGCTGCTTCAAAGGGAATCTACCACAAGAACAATGCATCTAGAAAGATTTCCCGTTTAACACTTGCTGTTAACAAGCTTGCTTAA